The DNA region CGTTGGTTTCGATTTCGAGGGTTTTTATACCGCTGTAGAAACGCATAAATTAATTGCCTATACCTTAAATGACGGAAGAACCGTAACGATAACTTTTAATGGCGACGACAAACAGACAAAGCTTACGGAAACCTTCGACCCTGAAACCGAAAACTCGATAGAAATGCAACAAAACGGCTGGCAATCTATTTTAGATAATTTCAAAAAATATACTGAGGAAAATTAGGCTCCATTTTTTGTCATGCTAAGTTTAAATTTACTGCGTAAAATCAATATGAACGACGTCGTTTTTGAGAAGAGTCCTCCTAAGAAGGGTCGTCATTTCGAGCGCAGCCGAGAACCACGAAGTGCTCAGCGAAGCTAAATCTTTATCGCTTGGGGATCCTTCGTGCCTCAGGATGACAGCACCTGTTTTGTCAGGCTGAGTTTAAATTTACTGCGTAAAATCAATATGAATGACGTCGTTTTTGAGAAGAATCCTCCTAAGAACGGTCGTCATTTCGAGCGCAGCCGAGAACCACGAAGTGCTCAGCGAAGCTAAATCTTTATCGCTTGGGGATCCTTCGTGCCTCAGGATGACAGCACCCTGTTTTGTCAGGCTGAGTTTAAATTTACTGCGTAAAATCAATATGAATGACGTCGTTTTTGAGAAGAATCCTCCTAAGAAGGGTCGTCATTTCGAGCGCAGCCGAGAACCACGAAGTGCTCAGCGAAGCTAAATCTTTATCGTTTGGAGATCCTTCGTGCATCAGGATGACAGCACCTGTTTTGTCAGGCTGAGTTTAAATTTACTGCGTAAAATCAATATGAATGACCTCGTTTTTGCGAAGAATCCTCCTAAGAACGGTCGTCATTTCGAGCGCAGCCGAGAACCACGAAGTGCTCAGCGAAGCTAAATCTTTATCGCTTGGGGATCCTTCGTGCCTCAGGATGACAGCACCTGTTTTGTCAGGCTGAGTTTAAATTACTGTGTAAAATCAATATGAATGACGTCGTTTTTGAGAAGAATTCTCCTAAGAACGGTCGTCATTTCGAGCGCAGCCGAGAACCACGAAGTGCTCAGCGAAGCTAAATCTTTATCGCTTGGGGATCCTTCGTGCCTCAGGATGACAGCACCTGTTTTGTCAGGCTGAGTTTAAATTTACTGCGTAAAATCAATATGAATGACGTCGTTTTTGAGAAGAATCCTCCTAAGAAGGGTCGTCATCCTTCCCGAAACTTCGGGAGGGATCTTAATGCACAATAAATTGGGCGCCGAGCATTACGATTCCCGCCTGCGCGGGAATGACGGCGCAAAAAACGAGATGTGTCCACACGATAGGAAGTATCGGGACATGCGTTGCACTACCACTGACGTTTTTATGCATTTCGCTGTTTTATAAGGCTATACATGAAACGGTCGTCATCCTTCCCGAAACTTCGGGAGGGATGACGACCGCCTTAAAAACGTTACTTGATATTGATTTTTTGTTAAAAATTCCCCCTCAGAATGACAGCAGAGTTTTTAATTAGGCATTTTATATAAAATCTATATATTTGTTAATTGTTGCACGGGGTGCTTTTAATAAAATTAAAGGCTGAGACGAATACCCGCGAACCTGACACGGATAATACCGGCGTAGGGATGCACCGACTCGATATAATTGCGGCTATTCGGCTGTTTAAATATTAGTCAATGTTCTCCATTACGGCGATCCGGTAATGGCGGCAAGACTCATTAAATATTTAAACAAATGCAGTTAGAAAAAAAGAGTTTCAACAGTCTATCTCAAAACCTTGTAAACTGGCAGGGGCGAAAAGAATGGTTTTTCAACCGGGAACACACCGATACTTACGAACAGTGGTACGAAGGACGTTACAAACGGGCCGAAGTATGGCAAAAAAAGGTGATGGCCCAATTGGTTGGCAAAGATAAAAGCATACAGGAGCTTTTAGAATTTGGCTGTGGCACCACCCGCTTTACCCGATGGTGGAAAGAGTTGGGCATTGAAGCCACGGGCGGCGACTTATCTCCTTTTATGCTTGGTCAGGCTGTGCACCTTTTTGATGGCGACCTGGTTAACGCCGATTCGCACTACATGCCCTTTAAGGATAACACTTTTGATGCGGTAGCCTTTATCACCACTTTTGAATACTATCGGGATCCCGTTCAGGTAATTAGAGAAGCCGCCCGGGTGGGCAAAAGGGGCATTGCTTTTGGCATGATGAACCGAAATTCGCCAAAGGTACTTCGCAGGCGTGTGCAGCAACTATTTGGCAAAAATCCATTTTATGTAACCGCTACTTTTTATACGCCACAACTATTGATCGCTAAAATTGATGAAGCACTAAGCGGCCGGCAATACAGCATCGAATGGACATGTACGGGCTTGCCTAAATGGTTTCCGGTTCAGCAATGGAGTTTGCCAATCGGCGATTTTTTTGGTCTGTATGTAAAAATTCTCGATTAATATGGCCTCAGGAAAACTCAGCAATGAAGGTTTTGAGAAAATCATCCTGCAAAATTGTGGCCATCACCGCACTGAAGTTCGTCGCGGCCCCGCTTTCGGTGTCGATGTCTCCGTTATCGATCTTCCCGGAGGACTGGCAATGGCCATGACCAGCGATCCGCTGTCGCTTATCCCCTCTTTAGGTTTGCAAGAATCGGCCTGGCTATCGGTACATTTAATGGCCAACGACATGGGCACAACGGGTTTTGCACCAATGTATGCGCAAATGGTTTTAAACCTGCCCGCTTCACTCAGCGAAGCCGATTTAGTTACCTATTGGAGTTTCGTGCATCAGTATTGCAGCGAAATTGGCGTAGCCATAACCGGCGGGCACACCGGCAGAATTGAAGGGCAGAACTCAACAATTGCCGGCGGTGGCACCATGCTGCTTACCGCACCTGCAGAAAGTATTTTGCTAAGCTGTAATGCCAGCGAAGGCGATGTTATCGTTGTAACAAAAAGTTGCGCCATTTCCTCTTCCGCAATTCTGGCAATGAGCTTCCCCCAAACGGTCATCAACAAACTGGGGCGGGCCACTTATGCCGATGCCTGTAGCTTGTTTTATCAAACATCGAGCCTACCGGAAGCGCTTTTGGCAATAAATACCGACGGCCGGGCAAGCGCTGTTACCGCCATGCATGATGTGACCGAGGGCGGCGTTTTGGGCGCTGTATATGAAATGGCCGTGGCCTCGGGAAAGGGTGTGCAGATTGATGATGACCTTATTCCCATTAGCCATGTAGCTGCCAAGGTATGCGCTTTGTTCGGCCTCGATCCGCGGTTTTCAATAGGCGCCGGAAGCATGGTAATGGCCGTAAAAAGCACACTCGCCCCTGCCTTTATCGAAAAAATGCGGAGCAGGCACATTGAGGCCGCCATTATTGGCAAACTTACGGCAAAAGAAAGTGGCCATACGCTCATTACAAACGGAGAAGCGACTGAATTACCCTACTATCCAAACGATGCTTATTGGGGCGCATTCTATAATGCTCAAAAAAACGAATGGAAATGACAGAAGCACAAAAAAAGACCATCAGCGGGGGCATTTACCTGGTGATCGATCCAAGTATGGCGCTAAATGTATTGCTTCCGAAGCTTGATGCAGCTATTGCAGGCGGCGTACAAGTAGTGCAAATATGGAATAACTGGCCCGATGAAAGCAATAAGCTTTTACTTGTTACTGCAATAGCCGAGCGCTGTAAGCCTCGTGCAATACCATTACTGATAAACGAAGAATGGCATTTGCTTACCGAAACAACTGATTTAGACGGCGTACATTTTGACAGCGAGCCTGCTGATATTTTGTCAATTAAAAAGAGCGTAAACAGGCCGATAATTATGGGTATTACCTGCTCGGGCGATCTTGATACCGTGCGGTGGGCAGATGAAAACGAGCTCGATTATATTTCTTTTTGCTCCATGTTCCCGTCCGCCAGTGCCGGAAGTTGCGATTTGGTGATGCCTGAAACGGTACAGACGGCAAAAAACTTAACACAGATTCCGCTTTTTGTATCGGGAGGGATAACGCCACAGAATGCGCTTATCTTGAAGCAGCAGATTCCATTTGATGGTATTGCGGTAATTTCTGGACTACTGAATGCCGATGATCCAAAAACTCAGGCGCAAGCCTACCTAACAGCCTTAAACAGTTAAAGAGAAAGATTATGAGAACAAAAACAATTGAAAAACTATGCTGCCCATTCGATAAACAAGACCTTAAACTGGAGGTTTTTGTGAAAGATACTGACCAAAACATATTAGAAGGGATGCTTAGCTGTTGCAGTTGTGATAGAAAATATCCTATTGTGCACGGCGTTCCGATAATGGCGCCGGATGAATACCGCCAGAAGGAGCTCGAGCAACCAATTATTGAACAGTGGAAACTTGAGTTCGCCCCTGAAAGCAACCGCCAGTTACCCGAAATTTGACACACTCGGGTGAGCTTCGTTAGACCGACCGGAAAGTAAGACCAATGTAAAGATCTGCTATTATGCTGATGCACAAGGCGAACCAATGTAACTATGTGAATAGATACGCGCAAAAGTGAAGTGAAGTACTTATATTTAATCTAAATCAAAAATGTTATGGCAAATCCTAACAGAAGTGAAAAGGAGCCAACCGTTACAGAAATAACTAATGAGTTGGTAAAAAAATCCCAGGAACTTAGAGAAAAGCACCAGAGAACGCAGGAAGTATTTAATAAGCTTAAGGAAAGAACTGAACGGTTTTTAACTTCTGATAAAGCGATTAAATAACACCATCAGATTCTTGTGAGCGTTGATTTAAATCGGAAAGGGAGTACTTTATAATAATGCCCGACATAATGACGGGCAATAAAAAAATGCTATTTCCCGACAAAATGCTTGGTTTAAATAAATGCATGCTTTAATTTATTGGAAATTCTTATCTTCAACTTCCAGGTTCCGTCCTTCTTTTGGTCCTTTAGGAAAATAACAGTTGAAACAGTTGCCATATTTTACTAACTTTTCAATGTAAAACTCAGCAAAAAACATTGTAAAACTCGCATAAAAATCTTTTAAGATGTCCTTTCTTCGATTCCTAAAAGGCACAAAAAAGCCCTCCAGAGTATCTGAAAGGCTATTTTTATTTTGTGGGCCCAGCTGGGCTCGAACCAGCGACCAAAAAATTAGTGAGGTAACTTACTATTAACTGCAAGGCAAAATTGGGCCAAAACTGTTTCCCATAAAACTAATGAACATTTTTATTGTTAAAATCTTGAATTGTTTTATAAAGGAAAAAAAGGTTATCATCTAAATCGCTTACTTCTCGAATCTCACCATTAATGTCATAATCAATTCGTTTATTTCCTATTTGGCGAATTCGGCCATTAATATCATAATCAACCCGATCATCTCCTATTTGGCGAACACGATTATTAATATCATAGTCTATGCGTTTATCGCCGATTTGACGAACACGGCCATCGATATCATAATCAATTCGATCATCTCCTATTTGGCGAACACGATTATTAATATCATAGTCTATGCGCTTATCTCCAATTTGGCGAACACGGTCATTGATGTCATAATCAACCCGGTCATCTCCTATTTGGCGAACACGATTATTAATATCATAGTCTATGCGTTTATCTCCGATTTGACGAACACGGCCATTGATATCATAATCCACCCGATCATTTCCTATTTGCCGAACACGATTATTAATATCATATTCTATGCGTTTATCTCCGATTTGACGAACACGACCATTGATATCATAATCAATTACTAAACCGTCAATATCACTCAGTAGACCGTTCGGGTCATGTTTCACTGATTTATCGCTTTGAAGCGTACCTTTTGAGTCTAATCGTACATTCAAGCCTTCCTTTTGAACGATAAAAATATAATTTTTATCTTTCCCTAAAAGGTCAAGATTAATTTCTTGTGAATAAACAGTACCCGAAAAAATAAAAATAGAAAATAAAAAAATAATGGTTTTCATAAGCATTAACTAAAGTGACCCATTGCTCGCCAATGATAATGAAATATAACTAATTTTTTTAAGATCATCATCAGACCAAACAGATATGTTCGTTAACTTTTCCTCAAAGTCAGATGTATTGGCTTTTTTCCGGCTGTACAACAACGCCAAGCGCTTTGAGAAAGCTGTTTTATGAGAAAGCTTTTTGTTTCGGGGATAATGATGATTAACCTTTCCGTATTTAAACTTAAAAAGTTTCAGAACAATTACATCAACCGCAAACAACAAAAAAACCCTCCAGTATTACTGAAGGGTTTGTGGGCCCAGCTGGGCTCGAACCAGCGACCAAAAGATTATGAGTCTTCTACTCTAACCAACTGAGCTATAGGCCCCGGAAAAACTTTCGTTTTTGCGAGTGCAATGTTACAAATTTGAATTCAATTTTCGAAAATGTTTTTTGCTAAATTTCACAAAAGTTTGAGTTAAAGTCATTTTGAAATGTTCAACAAAAAAATCAGTGTATAATAATCCAATTTCCTCAACTCACCTGTCTCACTCCTATTTAGCACATAAGCCTTGTATCTAAAAGAAAATGTTGATAAATGCAATTGAAACCTATACTAAAATATTTAGCGAATAGGTTATTTTTGTCCAACTATGAATACGCCCGATCCGGACAACCAGCTTCTTTTTGATTTTTTAGATTCGACCAACCAGCCCATTTTCTTAACTGGAAAGGCTGGGACTGGAAAAACCACCTTACTAAGAAAAATCAGGGAAACTACTAAAAAGAACTTTGCAGTTGTGGCGCCAACCGCGGTTGCGGCAATTAATGCCGGAGGGGTAACCCTGCACTCATTTTTTCAAATTCCGTTCGGGCCACTGGTGCCGAATCCTGATGACGACAGCGAGCAAAATCAATTGAGGTATTCCGACGAAAAAATACGGCTCCTGCGGTGTTTAGAGCTGTTAATTATCGACGAGATTAGTATGGTAAGAGTAGATATAATTGATTTTATCGACCGGAAGTTGAAGCAGGTTAAGGGATCGAATTTGCCTTTTGGCGGCGTTCAGCTTTTGTTAATCGGCGATTTATATCAGCTTTCTCCTATTTTTCACGATGCCTGGCATATTTTGGGCGCACATTACAGCAGTCCGTATTTTTTCGATAGCTTAATTTTTCGCTCCACACCGATAATTACCTTCACACTCGAAAAGGTTTATCGCCAATCTGATCCCGTTTTTCTCGAGATTCTGAATGGCATGCGAGAAAACAACCTGAGCGAACAACTGTTGAATGAATTGAATAAAAGGTTCGATGCAAGTTTAGAACAAGAATGGAAAGAGGATTATATTACCTTAACCACGCACAACCAATTGGTATCGGAAATTAACCAAAGTTGCCTCGAAAAACTAGACGGCGAAATCTTCGGGTTTAATGCACAAATTAACGGCGATTTTCCGAAGGACGCCTATCCCACCGACGAAAAGCTTCTGCTTAAGTTAGGCGCACAGGTAATTTTTATAAAAAACGACTCTTCGGGAAAAAAGCAGTTTTATAATGGCAAGGCGGCCAAAATTACTGCAATCAATAACGACACCATCAAAGTGGCCTTTACAGCCGACCAAACCGAAATTGAGGTGGAGCGGGAGATTTGGCAAAATGTAAGATATAGCCTCAGCGCCGAGGAAAACAAAATAAACGAAACAA from Pedobacter endophyticus includes:
- a CDS encoding thiamine phosphate synthase, whose protein sequence is MEMTEAQKKTISGGIYLVIDPSMALNVLLPKLDAAIAGGVQVVQIWNNWPDESNKLLLVTAIAERCKPRAIPLLINEEWHLLTETTDLDGVHFDSEPADILSIKKSVNRPIIMGITCSGDLDTVRWADENELDYISFCSMFPSASAGSCDLVMPETVQTAKNLTQIPLFVSGGITPQNALILKQQIPFDGIAVISGLLNADDPKTQAQAYLTALNS
- a CDS encoding AIR synthase family protein, which codes for MASGKLSNEGFEKIILQNCGHHRTEVRRGPAFGVDVSVIDLPGGLAMAMTSDPLSLIPSLGLQESAWLSVHLMANDMGTTGFAPMYAQMVLNLPASLSEADLVTYWSFVHQYCSEIGVAITGGHTGRIEGQNSTIAGGGTMLLTAPAESILLSCNASEGDVIVVTKSCAISSSAILAMSFPQTVINKLGRATYADACSLFYQTSSLPEALLAINTDGRASAVTAMHDVTEGGVLGAVYEMAVASGKGVQIDDDLIPISHVAAKVCALFGLDPRFSIGAGSMVMAVKSTLAPAFIEKMRSRHIEAAIIGKLTAKESGHTLITNGEATELPYYPNDAYWGAFYNAQKNEWK
- a CDS encoding HRDC domain-containing protein, coding for MNTPDPDNQLLFDFLDSTNQPIFLTGKAGTGKTTLLRKIRETTKKNFAVVAPTAVAAINAGGVTLHSFFQIPFGPLVPNPDDDSEQNQLRYSDEKIRLLRCLELLIIDEISMVRVDIIDFIDRKLKQVKGSNLPFGGVQLLLIGDLYQLSPIFHDAWHILGAHYSSPYFFDSLIFRSTPIITFTLEKVYRQSDPVFLEILNGMRENNLSEQLLNELNKRFDASLEQEWKEDYITLTTHNQLVSEINQSCLEKLDGEIFGFNAQINGDFPKDAYPTDEKLLLKLGAQVIFIKNDSSGKKQFYNGKAAKITAINNDTIKVAFTADQTEIEVEREIWQNVRYSLSAEENKINETSTGSFSQYPFKLAWAITVHKSQGLTFDKAIVDVSSAFTHGQAYVALSRCRSLEGLILRSPVQVQNMITDQKVTNFTSTSYQRKPDAALLAKYTNEYAWRLIRDLLDFSAVAKDWEKLGRSKLIDKDEKMAFLSLYEQGNKLVIEEIFKIAQKFMAQELLKVDLSRNPETESVFMERVQKAAGYFVPKLQQAIALMDKIVSIKFYSDVYSEKLLNKLKDCKDALQIKLALFNISWKPFSVSNYIHTFHAASNKRQPESKPVQTSIKPKEIANLQVYKNLTDWRKTIAVQRGVQDYAVLSDVALLAIAERLPRTTDQLAAIKSVGVGNAKELGQHITKIVNSHLGTSELF
- a CDS encoding SRPBCC family protein, whose protein sequence is MEKITVESTINAPIEKVWQFWSSPEHIKNWTFASSDWHVPAAENDLRTDGKFKTTMAAKDGSVGFDFEGFYTAVETHKLIAYTLNDGRTVTITFNGDDKQTKLTETFDPETENSIEMQQNGWQSILDNFKKYTEEN
- a CDS encoding Trm112 family protein; this translates as MRTKTIEKLCCPFDKQDLKLEVFVKDTDQNILEGMLSCCSCDRKYPIVHGVPIMAPDEYRQKELEQPIIEQWKLEFAPESNRQLPEI
- a CDS encoding class I SAM-dependent methyltransferase — protein: MQLEKKSFNSLSQNLVNWQGRKEWFFNREHTDTYEQWYEGRYKRAEVWQKKVMAQLVGKDKSIQELLEFGCGTTRFTRWWKELGIEATGGDLSPFMLGQAVHLFDGDLVNADSHYMPFKDNTFDAVAFITTFEYYRDPVQVIREAARVGKRGIAFGMMNRNSPKVLRRRVQQLFGKNPFYVTATFYTPQLLIAKIDEALSGRQYSIEWTCTGLPKWFPVQQWSLPIGDFFGLYVKILD